In the Fibrobacter sp. UWB5 genome, one interval contains:
- a CDS encoding NADH-quinone oxidoreductase subunit D has translation MSITRLPPGFKITRDTNTEEFFINMGPQHPSTHGALRLALRMDGENIVEVVPHFGYIHRGMEKQAESMSYLQYIAMSDRQDYLTAIQNNLGVVIALEKGMNIGVPEKGEYIRVMLSELGRIASHLVFFGCFGGDLGGQTCLLFGFKEREMIHDILEEVTGSRLTTNFFRPGGSRFDVPENFIDRVKTFLKHLEGAMKDYERFLSKNIIVLERSKGIGILSAEDAIAYGCSGPVLRASGVDFDVRKANPYSIYDQLQFDVPVTYTGDCYDRYTVRIAEIHESMRILYQCIEKFPKEGPWRSKEKPVRLPVGRYYSEIETAKGLYATYVVAATTGEKPYRIHTRGPSFPHIAALNKMAQGHKISDLVTIMATLDPVIPEIDR, from the coding sequence ATGAGTATAACGAGACTCCCGCCGGGATTCAAGATTACCCGCGACACCAATACCGAAGAATTCTTTATCAACATGGGTCCGCAGCACCCGAGTACCCACGGTGCTCTCCGCTTGGCCCTGCGTATGGACGGCGAAAACATCGTGGAAGTCGTGCCGCACTTTGGCTACATCCACCGTGGCATGGAAAAGCAGGCGGAATCCATGAGCTACCTGCAGTACATCGCCATGTCCGACCGTCAGGACTATTTGACGGCAATACAAAACAACCTGGGTGTTGTCATCGCTCTTGAAAAAGGCATGAACATTGGCGTGCCCGAAAAGGGCGAATACATCCGCGTGATGCTTTCGGAACTCGGACGTATCGCCAGCCACCTGGTGTTCTTCGGCTGCTTCGGCGGCGATTTGGGCGGCCAGACCTGCTTGCTGTTCGGCTTCAAGGAACGCGAAATGATCCACGACATTCTGGAAGAAGTCACCGGATCGCGCCTGACCACCAACTTCTTTAGACCGGGTGGCAGCCGCTTCGACGTTCCCGAAAACTTTATCGACCGCGTCAAGACATTCCTCAAGCACTTGGAAGGCGCAATGAAGGACTACGAAAGATTCCTTTCGAAGAACATCATCGTGCTCGAACGCAGCAAGGGCATCGGCATACTCTCCGCCGAAGACGCCATCGCTTACGGATGCTCCGGCCCGGTACTTCGTGCCAGCGGCGTCGACTTCGACGTCCGTAAGGCAAACCCCTACAGCATTTATGATCAGTTGCAGTTTGACGTGCCCGTGACCTACACCGGCGACTGCTATGACCGCTACACGGTGCGTATCGCCGAAATTCACGAATCCATGCGCATTCTGTACCAGTGCATCGAAAAGTTCCCGAAAGAAGGCCCCTGGCGCTCCAAGGAAAAGCCGGTGCGCCTTCCGGTCGGTCGCTACTATAGCGAGATTGAAACCGCAAAGGGTCTGTATGCCACTTACGTGGTGGCCGCCACAACCGGCGAGAAGCCTTACCGTATTCACACGCGTGGACCGAGCTTCCCGCACATTGCCGCCCTCAACAAGATGGCGCAGGGCCACAAGATTTCGGACCTTGTAACCATCATGGCAACGCTTGACCCGGTGATTCCAGAGATTGACAGGTAA
- a CDS encoding complex I subunit 1 family protein, translating into MFVPSITHPVGDFVRDWVPKLTAYLPDALHNATLDSIAAFLINALLCIIAVCAVNIGSAPILIYMERKVCAHVQCRLGPMRLGWHGTLQTIADVIKMLFKEVYSPSGADKLMFYVAPLIVLIAPFIIAALIPFDHNLIVADIDMGIPMIIAVNGFGVLGILLGGWSSNNKYSLLGALRSGAQMISYEISFAMILLFVVMISGSTSLMDIAQAQDGTVLDWFIFKIPVLGFIAFILFFISSTAEMNRAPFDIAEAEQELTGGYHTEYNGTPFAMFYLAEYIALVTNSALAATCFLGGFHAPCIGVAAIDGVLQMVPGVVWLFAKIYFMIWCYMMVRWTFVRPRVDQLMDFEWKFLLPVNLVLLAAGAVWMIFVG; encoded by the coding sequence ATGTTTGTACCTTCTATTACACATCCTGTAGGCGACTTCGTTCGCGATTGGGTTCCGAAGCTTACCGCTTATTTGCCGGACGCATTGCACAACGCAACCCTCGACAGCATTGCCGCCTTCTTAATTAACGCGCTCCTCTGCATTATCGCAGTCTGCGCCGTGAACATCGGTTCCGCCCCGATCCTGATTTACATGGAACGCAAGGTCTGCGCTCACGTGCAATGCCGCTTGGGCCCCATGCGTCTCGGTTGGCACGGTACTCTGCAGACCATCGCCGATGTGATCAAGATGCTCTTCAAGGAAGTCTATTCCCCGAGCGGCGCCGACAAGCTGATGTTCTATGTAGCACCGCTGATTGTGCTGATTGCCCCGTTCATTATCGCAGCCCTGATTCCGTTCGACCACAACCTGATTGTCGCCGACATCGATATGGGCATTCCGATGATTATCGCAGTGAACGGCTTTGGTGTGCTGGGCATTTTGCTTGGCGGCTGGAGCAGCAACAACAAGTATTCCTTGCTCGGTGCTCTCCGTAGCGGCGCCCAGATGATCAGCTACGAAATTTCTTTCGCGATGATTCTTTTGTTCGTCGTGATGATTTCGGGTTCTACAAGCCTGATGGACATTGCCCAGGCCCAGGACGGCACGGTTCTTGACTGGTTTATCTTCAAGATTCCGGTGCTCGGCTTTATCGCCTTTATTCTCTTCTTTATTTCTAGTACCGCCGAAATGAACCGCGCTCCCTTCGACATCGCCGAAGCAGAACAGGAACTGACCGGTGGTTACCACACGGAATACAACGGCACCCCGTTTGCCATGTTCTACCTGGCCGAATACATCGCCTTGGTCACGAACTCGGCACTTGCCGCCACCTGTTTCTTGGGTGGATTCCATGCCCCCTGCATCGGCGTTGCCGCAATCGATGGCGTTCTGCAGATGGTGCCCGGAGTCGTGTGGCTCTTCGCGAAGATTTACTTTATGATTTGGTGCTACATGATGGTGCGCTGGACTTTTGTGCGTCCGCGTGTGGACCAGCTCATGGACTTTGAATGGAAATTCCTTTTGCCGGTGAACCTGGTGCTCCTCGCCGCCGGCGCCGTGTGGATGATTTTTGTAGGATAA